From the Paracholeplasma morum genome, one window contains:
- a CDS encoding GTP pyrophosphokinase, with protein MSAEFEKNLFTEMSIQPPVEFQDSKDEYKKLMMAYYAAMREVQTKFEILNDELNLRHSRNPIEFIKVRIKKSQSILDKLSRYGLDKTLDNLKQINDIAGVRIVCTYVDDIYEIANMFVRQDDVTLVQIKDYIKKPKPNGYRSLHLTIEIPVYFSDSKRKLRVEVQIRTIAMDFWASLEHDMKYKKDLDILPALKEELKQCAEVIADTDIRMQKIKNRLDEGNQAPIEKSENSL; from the coding sequence ATGTCAGCAGAATTTGAAAAAAACCTGTTTACAGAAATGTCTATTCAACCCCCTGTCGAATTTCAAGATAGTAAAGATGAATATAAAAAACTCATGATGGCATATTACGCAGCAATGAGAGAAGTTCAGACGAAATTCGAAATCTTAAATGACGAGTTAAACTTAAGACACAGCCGAAATCCGATTGAGTTTATTAAAGTAAGAATTAAAAAAAGCCAAAGCATTTTGGATAAATTGAGTAGATACGGGCTAGATAAGACACTTGATAACCTTAAGCAAATTAATGATATCGCCGGTGTACGTATTGTATGTACTTACGTAGACGATATATACGAGATTGCCAACATGTTTGTTAGACAAGATGATGTCACACTTGTTCAAATCAAAGATTATATCAAAAAACCAAAGCCCAACGGCTACAGAAGCTTGCACTTGACCATTGAAATACCGGTCTATTTTAGCGATTCTAAGCGAAAACTTCGTGTAGAAGTGCAAATTAGAACGATTGCGATGGACTTTTGGGCAAGTCTTGAACATGATATGAAATATAAAAAAGACTTAGATATATTACCAGCGCTAAAAGAAGAGTTGAAACAATGTGCAGAGGTTATTGCTGATACAGACATCCGTATGCAAAAGATCAAAAATAGATTGGATGAAGGTAATCAAGCTCCTATAGAAAAGAGTGAGAATAGCTTATGA